One genomic window of Etheostoma spectabile isolate EspeVRDwgs_2016 chromosome 5, UIUC_Espe_1.0, whole genome shotgun sequence includes the following:
- the tbx1 gene encoding T-box transcription factor TBX1 isoform X2, producing the protein MDDGGPLSPKANAFSIASLISAAEQAGSAAFDKQSTGLDKPDLHNHSSFKMHYSTVTREMEAFTTSSLSSLNTPGGYHLSPSPGDPYSQHESHFEPCPAAQHNYNYPGSNPGQAPASDSGTPNCSSSSANSTPNGKTLVKKNPKVANINVQLEMKALWDEFNQLGTEMIVTKAGRRMFPTFQVKIFGMDPMADYMLLMDFLPVDDKRYRYAFHSSSWLVAGKADPATPGRVHYHPDSPAKGAQWMKQIVSFDKLKLTNNLLDDNGHIILNSMHRYQPRFHVVYVDPRKDSEKYAEENYKTFVFEETRFTAVTAYQNHRITQLKIASNPFAKGFRDCDPEDWPRNHRPGSLPIMSAFARTRNPMSSPPQQNGTEKEDSRREYERDPSCTPIHADPAHQLMSRVLSPALPVPGGLHGVSLTSGRPSPPHDLRADPHALPPDTLHHHPYKYPTTYEHYLGAKTRPSPYPLPSIRGHTYHHHMNPATANMYSATSGPSNYDYGPR; encoded by the exons ATGGACGACGGCGGTCCCCTCTCTCCAAAGGCAAATGCTTTCAGTATTGCCTCTCTGATTTCGGCTGCAGAGCAAGCAGGAAGCGCAGCGTTTGACAAACAGAGCACCGGCCTGGACAAGCCAGACCTGCACAACCACAGCTCCTTTAAAATGCACTACAGCACTGTCACCCGGGAAATGGAAG CCTTCACGACGAGCAGCCTGAGCAGCCTCAACACGCCGGGGGGCTACCACCTCTCTCCGTCCCCCGGGGACCCCTACAGCCAACATGAGTCCCACTTTGAGCCCTGCCCGGCCGCACAGCACAACTACAACTACCCGGGCTCTAACCCGGGCCAGGCGCCGGCGAGTGACAGCGGGACTCCCAACTGCTCCTCGTCGTCCGCCAACTCCACGCCGAACGGCAAAACCCTAGTGAAGAAGAACCCCAAAGTGGCCAACATTAACGTTCAGCTGGAGATGAAAGCTTTATGGGACGAATTTAATCAGCTGGGCACGGAGATGATCGTCACCAAGGCTGGCAG GAGAATGTTTCCAACTTTCCAAGTGAAAATATTTGGGATGGATCCCATGGCGGACTACATGCTCCTGATGGACTTCTTGCCTGTAGACGACAAACGCTACAG gTATGCTTTCCACAGCTCATCGTGGCTGGTTGCCGGTAAAGCTGACCCCGCCACACCGGGCAGGGTCCACTACCACCCGGACTCTCCGGCCAAAGGCGCCCAGTGGATGAAGCAGATTGTCTCCTTCGATAAACTCAAACTCACCAACAACCTGTTGGATGACAACGGCCAT ATCATTCTGAACTCCATGCACCGCTACCAGCCCAGGTTCCACGTGGTTTACGTGGACCCCCGCAAAGACAGCGAGAAATATGCCGAGGAGAATTACAAAACCTTTGTGTTTGAGGAAACGCGCTTCACAGCGGTCACGGCCTACCAGAACCACCGG ATCACACAGCTGAAGATAGCCAGCAATCCCTTTGCAAAGGGCTTCAGGGACTGTGATCCAGAGGACTG GCCCAGGAATCACAGGCCAGGCTCTCTGCCAATAATGAGTGCTTTTGCCAGAACAAGAAACCCAATGTCATCTCCCCCTCAGCAGAACGGCACAGAGAAAG AGGACAGCAGGCGGGAGTACGAGCGAGACCCCAGCTGCACGCCCATACACGCCGACCCGGCTCACCAACTGATGTCCCGGGTCCTCAGCCCCGCCTTGCCCGTCCCGGGAGGCCTCCACGGCGTCTCACTCACCAGTGGGCGACCCAGCCCTCCACACGATCTCCGCGCAGACCCCCACGCTCTACCCCCAGACACCCTACACCACCACCCTTACAAGTACCCCACCACCTATGAACACTACCTGGGAGCCAAGACCAGGCCGTCGCCCTATCCTTTACCCAGTATCAGAGGACACACGTACCACCACCACATGAACCCAGCCACAGCTAACATGTACTCAGCCACCAGTGGCCCCTCTAACTATGACTACGGGCCCAGATAA
- the tbx1 gene encoding T-box transcription factor TBX1 isoform X1: protein MDDGGPLSPKANAFSIASLISAAEQAGSAAFDKQSTGLDKPDLHNHSSFKMHYSTVTREMEAISSPWLTQLSHFCDVAAFTTSSLSSLNTPGGYHLSPSPGDPYSQHESHFEPCPAAQHNYNYPGSNPGQAPASDSGTPNCSSSSANSTPNGKTLVKKNPKVANINVQLEMKALWDEFNQLGTEMIVTKAGRRMFPTFQVKIFGMDPMADYMLLMDFLPVDDKRYRYAFHSSSWLVAGKADPATPGRVHYHPDSPAKGAQWMKQIVSFDKLKLTNNLLDDNGHIILNSMHRYQPRFHVVYVDPRKDSEKYAEENYKTFVFEETRFTAVTAYQNHRITQLKIASNPFAKGFRDCDPEDWPRNHRPGSLPIMSAFARTRNPMSSPPQQNGTEKEDSRREYERDPSCTPIHADPAHQLMSRVLSPALPVPGGLHGVSLTSGRPSPPHDLRADPHALPPDTLHHHPYKYPTTYEHYLGAKTRPSPYPLPSIRGHTYHHHMNPATANMYSATSGPSNYDYGPR from the exons ATGGACGACGGCGGTCCCCTCTCTCCAAAGGCAAATGCTTTCAGTATTGCCTCTCTGATTTCGGCTGCAGAGCAAGCAGGAAGCGCAGCGTTTGACAAACAGAGCACCGGCCTGGACAAGCCAGACCTGCACAACCACAGCTCCTTTAAAATGCACTACAGCACTGTCACCCGGGAAATGGAAG CCATATCCAGTCCGTGGCTGACGCAGCTGTCCCATTTTTGCGATGTTGCAGCCTTCACGACGAGCAGCCTGAGCAGCCTCAACACGCCGGGGGGCTACCACCTCTCTCCGTCCCCCGGGGACCCCTACAGCCAACATGAGTCCCACTTTGAGCCCTGCCCGGCCGCACAGCACAACTACAACTACCCGGGCTCTAACCCGGGCCAGGCGCCGGCGAGTGACAGCGGGACTCCCAACTGCTCCTCGTCGTCCGCCAACTCCACGCCGAACGGCAAAACCCTAGTGAAGAAGAACCCCAAAGTGGCCAACATTAACGTTCAGCTGGAGATGAAAGCTTTATGGGACGAATTTAATCAGCTGGGCACGGAGATGATCGTCACCAAGGCTGGCAG GAGAATGTTTCCAACTTTCCAAGTGAAAATATTTGGGATGGATCCCATGGCGGACTACATGCTCCTGATGGACTTCTTGCCTGTAGACGACAAACGCTACAG gTATGCTTTCCACAGCTCATCGTGGCTGGTTGCCGGTAAAGCTGACCCCGCCACACCGGGCAGGGTCCACTACCACCCGGACTCTCCGGCCAAAGGCGCCCAGTGGATGAAGCAGATTGTCTCCTTCGATAAACTCAAACTCACCAACAACCTGTTGGATGACAACGGCCAT ATCATTCTGAACTCCATGCACCGCTACCAGCCCAGGTTCCACGTGGTTTACGTGGACCCCCGCAAAGACAGCGAGAAATATGCCGAGGAGAATTACAAAACCTTTGTGTTTGAGGAAACGCGCTTCACAGCGGTCACGGCCTACCAGAACCACCGG ATCACACAGCTGAAGATAGCCAGCAATCCCTTTGCAAAGGGCTTCAGGGACTGTGATCCAGAGGACTG GCCCAGGAATCACAGGCCAGGCTCTCTGCCAATAATGAGTGCTTTTGCCAGAACAAGAAACCCAATGTCATCTCCCCCTCAGCAGAACGGCACAGAGAAAG AGGACAGCAGGCGGGAGTACGAGCGAGACCCCAGCTGCACGCCCATACACGCCGACCCGGCTCACCAACTGATGTCCCGGGTCCTCAGCCCCGCCTTGCCCGTCCCGGGAGGCCTCCACGGCGTCTCACTCACCAGTGGGCGACCCAGCCCTCCACACGATCTCCGCGCAGACCCCCACGCTCTACCCCCAGACACCCTACACCACCACCCTTACAAGTACCCCACCACCTATGAACACTACCTGGGAGCCAAGACCAGGCCGTCGCCCTATCCTTTACCCAGTATCAGAGGACACACGTACCACCACCACATGAACCCAGCCACAGCTAACATGTACTCAGCCACCAGTGGCCCCTCTAACTATGACTACGGGCCCAGATAA